TTTGGGGGTAATATCAGCAGAGGTATTAAAGTGAGCCACCTGCCCCAAAGCATGAACACCGGCATCAGTTCGCCCCGAAGCAAGAACTCGTACTTTTTCATTGCACATTATGAGAAGTGCGCTTTCGATTTCAGATTGAACGGTTCTCTGGCCGGGCTGGAATTGCCATCCGTGAAAATTGGTCCCGTCGTATTCAATCCATAAAACTAAGCGGCGCTTCATTTCATTTCACACAACACGACTAAATCAGAGCCCATGAATCGTTCACTCTCCTGCGGCGAGGCCGACGGCGACACCGTCAAACACCTCTCGCAGACATCTTCCCGTGAAGGAGTCCTCAATTTCGGCAACCTCCTCGGGGGAGCCTGACGCTACAAGGAAGCCACCCGCCTCCCCACCCTCAGGGCCTAGATCAATGATGTAATCCGCCGACTTAATCACATCCATATTGTGCTCGATAATGAGTACGGTGTTTCCTTGATCGACAAGCAGATTCAAAACTGAAAGAAGCTTTTCAATGTCGGCAAAATGAAGACCCGTTGTTGGTTCATCGAGAATATATAATGTTCTTCCCGTCGCGCGCCGGGCGAGTTCTTTCGCCAGCTTGAGTCGCTGTGCCTCACCGCCGCTAAGGGTGGTGGCCGATTGTCCTAAACGAAGATATCCCAACCCCACATCTTGAAGGGATTTCAGTTTCCATCTTATCTCGGTGATATTTTCAAAAAACAAAGCCGCGTGGTCCACTGTCATTCCCAATACATCGGCAATATTGTTTCCTTTGTATCGGACATCCAGCGTATCCCGGTTAAAACGCTTTCCACGGCATTCCCCACACTTGATGTAAAGATCCGGCAAGAAATGCATCTCCATCCGGATGGTTCCGTCTCCTTGGCAGGCCTCACAACGTCCACCTTTAACGT
This sequence is a window from Nitrospinaceae bacterium. Protein-coding genes within it:
- a CDS encoding ATP-binding cassette domain-containing protein, with amino-acid sequence VDEVDKVVDIDQSPIGRTPRSNPATYSGVFSPIRSLFAKVPEARKRGYQPGRFSFNVKGGRCEACQGDGTIRMEMHFLPDLYIKCGECRGKRFNRDTLDVRYKGNNIADVLGMTVDHAALFFENITEIRWKLKSLQDVGLGYLRLGQSATTLSGGEAQRLKLAKELARRATGRTLYILDEPTTGLHFADIEKLLSVLNLLVDQGNTVLIIEHNMDVIKSADYIIDLGPEGGEAGGFLVASGSPEEVAEIEDSFTGRCLREVFDGVAVGLAAGE